The Oreochromis niloticus isolate F11D_XX linkage group LG15, O_niloticus_UMD_NMBU, whole genome shotgun sequence genome includes a region encoding these proteins:
- the htr2b gene encoding 5-hydroxytryptamine receptor 2B isoform X2 codes for MLSSTLSQPVMAQLEANSSHAGKVSEIQLKWAALLIVMVIIPTIGGNILVILAVSLEKKLQNATNYFLMSLAVADLLVGLLVMPIALVTVLYNSGWPLPEFLCPIWLFLDVLFSTASIMHLCAISLDRYIAIKKPIQHSQYKSRAKALVKIALVWLISICIAIPIPIRGLKNYHLPNNITFNSNHTCLLKPTTFWDFIIFGSLSAFFIPLTIMMVIYLLTVHVLRKKVYLLRSKVTQRFSSPAVSTVFQREQSMASTEAEQMNVLDSRLPRMQEKPNAGTTIAHTSYEQSFRRMSTMGKKSMQTLSNEQRASKQLCQ; via the exons ATGCTCAGCAGCACCCTGTCTCAGCCAGTCATGGCACAGCTCGAGGCTAACAGCTCACACGCAGGCAAAGTGTCTGAGATTCAGCTGAAATGGGCTGCCTTGCTCATTGTCATGGTCATCATCCCCACCATCGGAGGAAACATCCTGGTCATTCTCGCTGTGTCGCTGGAGAAAAAGCTGCAGAATGCTACCAACTACTTTCTAATGTCACTTGCTGTAGCCGATCTGCTGGTGGGACTCCTAGTGATGCCCATTGCATTGGTCACTGTTCTCTACA ACTCTGGATGGCCTCTTCCTGAGTTTCTCTGCCCCATCTGGCTCTTCCTTGATGTGCTTTTTTCTACTGCATCCATCATGCACCTTTGTGCCATTTCACTGGATCGCTACATTGCCATCAAGAAGCCGATTCAACACAGCCAGTACAAATCCAGAGCCAAAGCGTTGGTCAAGATCGCGCTGGTGTGGCTCATATCCATTT GTATTGCAATTCCAATTCCTATTAGGGGCCTTAAGAACTACCACCTTCCCAACAACATCACCTTCAACAGCAACCACACGTGCCTGCTGAAACCAACCACCTTCTGGGATTTTATCATATTTGGCTCTTTGTCAGCATTCTTCATCCCTTTGACTATCATGATGGTCATCTATCTACTCACTGTCCATGTGTTGCGCAAAAAGGTTTATTTGctcaggtcaaaggtcactcagCGTTTTAGCTCTCCGGCGGTGTCCACAGTTTTTCAAAGGGAACAGTCTATGGCTTCAACTGAAGCCGAGCAAATGAATGTGCTGGACAGCAGACTTCCCCGGATGCAGGAAAAGCCAAATGCAGGCACCACGATCGCTCACACGTCATACGAACAGTCCTTTCGCAGGATGTCAACAATGGGCAAGAAGTCCATGCAGACTCTGAGCAATGAGCAGCGTGCCTCCAAG CAGCTGTGCCAGTAA
- the htr2b gene encoding 5-hydroxytryptamine receptor 2B isoform X1, with the protein MLSSTLSQPVMAQLEANSSHAGKVSEIQLKWAALLIVMVIIPTIGGNILVILAVSLEKKLQNATNYFLMSLAVADLLVGLLVMPIALVTVLYNSGWPLPEFLCPIWLFLDVLFSTASIMHLCAISLDRYIAIKKPIQHSQYKSRAKALVKIALVWLISICIAIPIPIRGLKNYHLPNNITFNSNHTCLLKPTTFWDFIIFGSLSAFFIPLTIMMVIYLLTVHVLRKKVYLLRSKVTQRFSSPAVSTVFQREQSMASTEAEQMNVLDSRLPRMQEKPNAGTTIAHTSYEQSFRRMSTMGKKSMQTLSNEQRASKVLGIVFLLFVVMWCPFFITNITSVLCEGCDPNVIARLMEIFVWVGYVSSGINPLVYTLFNKTFRQAFTRYITCNYSSCASNLSGGHLRPSTAEWTLTRISIKSSMAENSKLFMKRGMKNGIGAVAYQSPLRCRQPPVQSSSGVVLDTILLTENEDDKQEEHVSCV; encoded by the exons ATGCTCAGCAGCACCCTGTCTCAGCCAGTCATGGCACAGCTCGAGGCTAACAGCTCACACGCAGGCAAAGTGTCTGAGATTCAGCTGAAATGGGCTGCCTTGCTCATTGTCATGGTCATCATCCCCACCATCGGAGGAAACATCCTGGTCATTCTCGCTGTGTCGCTGGAGAAAAAGCTGCAGAATGCTACCAACTACTTTCTAATGTCACTTGCTGTAGCCGATCTGCTGGTGGGACTCCTAGTGATGCCCATTGCATTGGTCACTGTTCTCTACA ACTCTGGATGGCCTCTTCCTGAGTTTCTCTGCCCCATCTGGCTCTTCCTTGATGTGCTTTTTTCTACTGCATCCATCATGCACCTTTGTGCCATTTCACTGGATCGCTACATTGCCATCAAGAAGCCGATTCAACACAGCCAGTACAAATCCAGAGCCAAAGCGTTGGTCAAGATCGCGCTGGTGTGGCTCATATCCATTT GTATTGCAATTCCAATTCCTATTAGGGGCCTTAAGAACTACCACCTTCCCAACAACATCACCTTCAACAGCAACCACACGTGCCTGCTGAAACCAACCACCTTCTGGGATTTTATCATATTTGGCTCTTTGTCAGCATTCTTCATCCCTTTGACTATCATGATGGTCATCTATCTACTCACTGTCCATGTGTTGCGCAAAAAGGTTTATTTGctcaggtcaaaggtcactcagCGTTTTAGCTCTCCGGCGGTGTCCACAGTTTTTCAAAGGGAACAGTCTATGGCTTCAACTGAAGCCGAGCAAATGAATGTGCTGGACAGCAGACTTCCCCGGATGCAGGAAAAGCCAAATGCAGGCACCACGATCGCTCACACGTCATACGAACAGTCCTTTCGCAGGATGTCAACAATGGGCAAGAAGTCCATGCAGACTCTGAGCAATGAGCAGCGTGCCTCCAAGGTACTGGGCATAGTCTTCCTCCTGTTTGTAGTCATGTGGTGCCCTTTCTTTATTACAAATATCACTTCAGTGCTATGCGAAGGGTGTGATCCCAACGTCATTGCCCGGCTCATGGAGATCTTTGTTTGGGTGGGTTACGTGTCATCGGGTATTAACCCGCTGGTCTACACCCTATTCAACAAAACTTTCAGGCAGGCGTTCACACGTTACATCACCTGTAATTACAGCAGCTGTGCCAGTAACCTGTCAGGAGGACATCTGAGGCCATCAACTGCAGAGTGGACTCTAACAAGGATTTCAATCAAATCTTCCATGGCAGAGAACTCTAAGCTATTCATGAAACGGGGAATGAAGAACGGCATTGGAGCTGTGGCCTACCAAAGTCCGCTGAGGTGTCGGCAACCACCTGTACAGTCATCTAgtggtgttgtgctagacacaATACTtctgactgaaaatgaagatgaTAAGCAGGAGGAACATGTTAGCTGTGTATAG